In Nostoc sp. CENA543, a single genomic region encodes these proteins:
- the mnmE gene encoding tRNA uridine-5-carboxymethylaminomethyl(34) synthesis GTPase MnmE, whose translation MSQQFATTGTIAAIATAVVPQQGSVGIVRVSGVEAMTIAHTVFYAPGRQVWESHRILYGYIRHPQTQQLVDEALLLIMKAPRSYTREDVVEFHCHGGIMAVQQVLQLCLENGARLAQPGEFTLRAFLNGRLDLTQAESIADLVGAKSLQAAQTALAGLQGKLAHPIRQLRANCLDILAEIEARIDFEEDLPPLDDKQIIADIERIAAEITKLLATKDKGELLRTGLKVAIVGRPNVGKSSLLNAWSQSDRAIVTDLPGTTRDVVESQLVVGGIPIQVLDTAGIRETADRVEKIGVERSRQAANTADLVLFTIDAATGWTDEDQEIYAQVQHRPLILVMNKIDLVKQQFINSVESAHNITHIVHTAAAQNQGIDALETAILDIVQAGKVQAADMDLAINQRQAAALTQAKVSLTQVQATINQQLPLDFWTIDLRGAIQALGEITGEEVTESVLDRIFSRFCIGK comes from the coding sequence ATGTCTCAACAATTCGCCACGACTGGAACTATTGCTGCGATCGCTACGGCTGTTGTCCCCCAACAGGGTAGTGTGGGTATTGTGCGGGTGTCTGGTGTTGAAGCCATGACTATTGCTCACACTGTGTTTTATGCGCCAGGGCGACAAGTTTGGGAAAGTCACCGGATTCTCTACGGCTACATTCGCCATCCCCAAACACAACAGCTTGTCGATGAGGCTTTGTTACTCATCATGAAAGCACCCCGTTCTTACACCCGTGAGGATGTGGTGGAATTCCATTGTCATGGCGGAATTATGGCTGTGCAGCAAGTGTTGCAACTTTGTTTAGAAAATGGTGCAAGATTGGCACAGCCTGGAGAATTTACCCTGCGCGCCTTTTTGAATGGCAGATTAGATTTAACCCAAGCAGAAAGTATTGCTGATTTAGTCGGTGCGAAATCACTTCAGGCGGCTCAAACTGCTCTAGCTGGTTTACAGGGAAAATTAGCTCATCCCATCCGACAATTACGCGCTAACTGTCTGGATATTTTGGCAGAAATTGAGGCTCGTATCGATTTTGAGGAAGACTTGCCTCCGTTGGATGATAAACAGATAATAGCAGATATTGAGCGCATTGCCGCAGAAATTACCAAATTATTAGCCACAAAAGATAAAGGTGAACTGCTGCGTACAGGGTTAAAAGTAGCAATTGTGGGTCGTCCGAATGTGGGCAAATCCAGCTTGTTGAATGCTTGGAGTCAGAGCGATCGCGCCATTGTTACTGACTTACCTGGCACAACTCGCGATGTCGTAGAGTCACAGCTTGTGGTGGGGGGAATTCCCATACAGGTGCTAGATACAGCAGGCATTCGGGAAACAGCCGACCGAGTAGAAAAAATAGGGGTTGAGCGATCGCGCCAAGCCGCCAACACAGCAGATTTAGTCTTGTTCACCATCGATGCTGCTACAGGTTGGACAGATGAAGACCAAGAAATTTACGCACAAGTACAACACCGTCCATTAATTTTAGTAATGAATAAAATCGACTTAGTAAAACAGCAATTCATTAACTCTGTAGAATCTGCCCACAATATTACTCACATTGTCCACACAGCCGCCGCCCAAAATCAAGGCATTGATGCTCTAGAAACCGCAATTTTAGATATAGTTCAAGCCGGTAAAGTACAAGCGGCTGATATGGATTTAGCGATTAATCAAAGACAAGCTGCTGCACTTACTCAAGCTAAGGTTTCTCTAACGCAAGTACAAGCCACAATTAACCAGCAACTACCTTTAGACTTTTGGACAATTGATTTAAGAGGTGCAATTCAAGCACTAGGAGAAATCACTGGCGAAGAAGTAACTGAATCTGTTCTTGATAGAATTTTCAGTAGATTTTGTATTGGTAAGTAA